The Papio anubis isolate 15944 chromosome 5, Panubis1.0, whole genome shotgun sequence genome has a segment encoding these proteins:
- the TMCO6 gene encoding transmembrane and coiled-coil domain-containing protein 6 isoform X8 — protein sequence MWSRRQGRLRPTVCGVEELRRRRREQEAALRKARREQQLVSKRLLREDAPEEAGEGCVAVILGEAEELCLYTLGNLIVESEAVRRQLLPQGIVPALAACIQSPHVAVLEALGYALSQLLQAKEAPEKIIPSSILASTLPQHMLQMLQPGPKLNPGVAVEFAWCLHYIICSQVGNPLLIGHGALSTLGLLLLDLAGAVQRTEDVGLELVGEELACPVLRCLSNLLTEAAVETVGGQMQLRDERVVAALFILLQFFFQKQPSLLPEGLWLLNNLTANSPSFCTSLLSLDLIEPLLQLLPVSNVVSIMVLTVLCNVAEKGPAYCQRLWPGPLLPALLHTLAFSDTEVVGQSLELLHLLFLYQPEAVQVFLQQSGLQALERHQEEAQLQDRVYALQQTALQG from the exons ATGTGGAGCCGACGGCAGGGCCGCCTTAGGCCCACAGTCTGCGGGGTGGAGGAGCTACGGCGCCGCCGGCGGGAGCAGGAGGCAG CACTGCGGAAGGCGCGGAGGGAGCAGCAGCTGGTCAGCAAGAGGCTGCTGAGAGAAGACGCCCCAGAGGAAGCTGGAGAGGGATGTGTGGCTGTGATCCTCGGGGAAGCCGAG GAGCTGTGTCTGTATACACTGGGTAACCTGATCGTGGAGAGTGAGGCTGTGAGAAGGCAGCTCCTGCCACAGGGCATTGTTCCAGCCTTGGCTGCCTGCATTCAG TCCCCCCATGTGGCTGTGCTAGAAGCTCTTGGATATGCCTTGTCCCAGCTTCTACAGGCTAAGGAAGCTCCAGAGAAGATCATTCC CAGCTCCATCTTGGCCTCCACTCTCCCTCAGCACATGCTACAAATGTTGCAACCTGGCCCAAAGCTGAACCCTGGGGTCGCTGTGGAGTTTGCCTGGTGCCTTCATTACATCATCTGCAG CCAGGTCGGCAATCCTCTGCTCATTGGCCATGGGGCTCTGTCTACTCTGGGGTTGCTGCTGTTGGACTTGGCTGGGGCTGTCCAGAGAACTGAGGATGTAGGACTGGAGCTGGTAGGTGAAGAG CTGGCATGCCCCGTGCTTCGATGTCTAAGCAACCTGCTAACTGAGGCAGCAGTGGAGACTGTGGGAGGGCAAATGCAGCTCAGAGATGAGCGTGTTGTGGCAGCCTTATTTATCCTTCTGCAGTTCTTTTTCCAGAAACAGCCCAGTCTACTCCCTGAGGGCCTCTGGCTCCTCAACAACCTCACTG CAAACAGTCCTAGTTTCTGTACCTCCTTGCTCTCCCTGGATCTGATTGAGCCCCTCTTGCAGCTGTTGCCAGTATCCAATGTGGTGAGCATAATG GTGCTCACAGTTTTGTGCAATGTTGCAGAGAAGGGTCCTGCTTACTGCCAGCGGCTGTGGCCAGGGCCCCTGCTTCCCGCCTTGCTGCACACACTAGCCTTTTCTGACACTGAAGTAGTAGGCCAGAGTTTGGAGCTGCTGCATCTGCTGTTCCTGTATCAGCCAGAG GCTGTTCAAGTCTTCCTGCAGCAGTCAGGGCTGCAGGCCCTGGAAAGGCATCAGGAAGAGGCCCAGCTCCAGGATCGTGTGTATGCTCTCCAGCAGACAGCTCTTCAAGGGTGA